In Clostridium sp., one DNA window encodes the following:
- a CDS encoding serine/threonine protein kinase: MISFFKKKICPPGSFYGGYVIVKFLGEGRFGICYLVELNGRQYVLKEIKPKIMKRQEYKILLEKEILASINHPSIPKIFDIIKNGRTYAYIMEYKKGKTLEDMIFNDMYKFNQREIYKIGIEIINIMQYLHERNIVHRDIRIPNVIIDKNRISLVDFGLARHVDNIKYKFYDDFSYFGHLLLYLYYSSFVKKSRIKKPWYEELELSHRQINFLKKLFDLNGGYKSIYGIKEEFLKLYSMS, translated from the coding sequence ATGATTTCGTTTTTTAAGAAAAAGATATGCCCACCAGGTTCTTTTTATGGTGGGTATGTAATTGTAAAGTTTTTAGGAGAAGGACGGTTTGGAATATGTTATCTGGTTGAATTGAATGGAAGACAGTATGTACTTAAAGAAATAAAACCTAAAATAATGAAAAGGCAAGAGTACAAGATCCTGCTCGAAAAGGAGATACTTGCCTCAATAAATCATCCTTCAATTCCCAAAATATTTGATATAATAAAAAATGGTAGAACCTATGCCTATATTATGGAATATAAGAAGGGAAAAACTCTGGAAGATATGATATTTAATGATATGTATAAGTTTAACCAAAGAGAGATTTATAAAATAGGAATTGAAATAATAAATATAATGCAGTATCTTCACGAAAGGAATATTGTGCACAGGGATATAAGAATACCCAATGTAATTATAGATAAGAATAGAATAAGTCTTGTAGATTTTGGGCTTGCAAGACACGTTGATAATATAAAATATAAATTTTATGATGATTTCTCATATTTTGGGCATTTACTTCTTTATTTATACTATTCTTCTTTTGTAAAAAAGTCGAGAATAAAAAAACCCTGGTATGAAGAATTGGAATTGTCACACCGTCAGATAAATTTCCTGAAAAAATTATTTGATTTGAATGGGGGATACAAAAGTATTTATGGTATAAAGGAAGAATTCTTAAAACTGTACTCAATGAGCTAA
- a CDS encoding flavodoxin family protein, with translation MKIVAVYGTEHRGSTYNISRLFLEELKPETSEVIEFFLPKDMSDFCCGCSSCFTISEKSCPHYSQVNLIREAIEKSDLMIFASPVYVFHASGQMKALLDHFGFQWMVHRPNKTMFSKIALVVSTAAGGGIKSTNKDIVDSLTFWGVGRIFTYGKAVAAVNWQGVSEKKKAGIKKDVAKLSAKILRKSNNVKPSTKVKILFYIMRFVQKKFTINPVDKEYWQNQGWLGNKRPWK, from the coding sequence ATGAAAATTGTGGCAGTGTACGGCACGGAACATCGGGGAAGTACCTATAATATTTCACGACTATTTTTGGAAGAATTAAAACCGGAAACAAGTGAAGTTATAGAATTTTTTCTTCCTAAAGATATGTCTGATTTCTGTTGTGGATGCAGCTCATGTTTCACCATAAGTGAAAAATCATGTCCCCATTACAGTCAGGTTAATCTAATAAGGGAAGCAATTGAAAAATCGGATCTCATGATTTTTGCGAGTCCCGTATATGTTTTTCATGCAAGTGGACAGATGAAAGCACTGCTCGATCATTTTGGCTTTCAATGGATGGTGCACCGTCCCAATAAAACTATGTTTTCCAAAATTGCTCTGGTTGTTTCAACGGCTGCCGGAGGGGGTATAAAATCGACCAATAAAGATATAGTGGATAGTCTGACATTTTGGGGTGTGGGCAGGATATTTACCTATGGTAAAGCAGTTGCAGCTGTAAATTGGCAGGGAGTAAGTGAAAAGAAAAAGGCCGGAATTAAAAAAGATGTAGCAAAGCTGTCTGCCAAAATTCTACGTAAATCCAATAATGTAAAACCGAGTACGAAAGTAAAAATTCTCTTTTATATAATGCGTTTTGTGCAGAAAAAATTTACTATCAATCCTGTTGATAAAGAATACTGGCAAAATCAAGGATGGCTGGGAAATAAACGTCCATGGAAATGA
- a CDS encoding DUF4434 domain-containing protein: MFNKFLNALINKHFPQASGTFIQPDMVLDWDDSKWQKELSYLKEVRMKYIVINTFIVQNKSIRRVYKTSIKDESETGSLDTVDICLRNCEKSGFKVFLGINYNTMWWKIGPRKPTWLYKQMRKDNFAIQELYEKYHKKYKNAFFGWYWVYEVDNLNFKKRNDFKILANAVNINLNYMGKSNTRLPVMISPFMNSKYSSPETYADNWRYFFKLCNFKEGDIFCPQDSIGGGGLNISELREWFKHLNKAVRSTKELLFWANVETFDHNNWCSAPMKRFIRQMRIENPFVDNIITFSYSHYYSPNNIKNGFHRAYKTYIYQHKIYDGRPETPKWFKIGKVNNNTLIQWEISRNAAGYKLYCNGEEIYSSTVQRNYGGNKKQPWGEFIYKNAPLKSKYEIRTIDFWGNMSRKITAKLQ; this comes from the coding sequence ATGTTTAATAAATTTCTCAATGCATTAATAAATAAACATTTTCCACAAGCATCCGGTACATTTATTCAGCCGGACATGGTACTGGACTGGGATGATTCAAAGTGGCAGAAGGAGCTTTCATATTTAAAGGAAGTCAGAATGAAATACATTGTCATAAATACTTTTATCGTCCAGAATAAAAGTATTAGAAGAGTATACAAGACTTCAATAAAAGATGAATCTGAAACGGGTTCCCTTGATACAGTGGATATATGTCTAAGAAACTGTGAAAAATCTGGATTTAAAGTATTCCTTGGAATCAATTATAATACCATGTGGTGGAAAATAGGACCCAGGAAACCCACCTGGCTGTATAAACAAATGAGAAAGGATAATTTTGCAATTCAGGAATTATACGAAAAATACCATAAAAAATATAAAAATGCCTTCTTTGGCTGGTACTGGGTGTATGAAGTTGATAATCTCAATTTTAAAAAGCGGAATGATTTTAAGATACTGGCCAATGCTGTCAATATAAACTTGAATTATATGGGAAAAAGTAATACAAGACTGCCCGTTATGATATCACCTTTTATGAACTCAAAATATTCATCTCCAGAAACTTATGCCGACAACTGGAGATATTTTTTCAAACTGTGCAATTTTAAAGAAGGAGACATCTTCTGTCCCCAGGATTCCATAGGAGGAGGTGGTCTGAATATATCAGAATTGAGAGAATGGTTTAAACATCTTAATAAAGCTGTAAGATCAACAAAGGAACTCTTATTCTGGGCTAATGTTGAAACCTTTGATCATAATAACTGGTGCAGTGCACCCATGAAGAGATTCATAAGACAGATGAGAATTGAAAATCCCTTTGTAGACAATATAATTACCTTTTCCTATAGCCACTACTACAGCCCGAATAATATAAAAAACGGTTTCCATAGAGCCTATAAAACATACATATACCAGCATAAAATTTATGACGGACGTCCTGAAACACCAAAGTGGTTTAAAATCGGCAAAGTAAATAACAACACTTTGATTCAATGGGAAATATCCAGAAATGCAGCAGGCTACAAATTGTATTGCAACGGGGAGGAAATTTACTCTTCCACAGTCCAAAGAAACTACGGCGGCAATAAAAAGCAGCCCTGGGGAGAATTTATATACAAGAATGCTCCATTAAAATCAAAATATGAAATAAGAACTATTGATTTTTGGGGAAACATGTCAAGAAAAATTACAGCAAAATTACAATAA
- a CDS encoding flavodoxin family protein, whose product MKLLIHDLKVNEFEKIFFKLSDEVKVVSNDDMIHHCIGCFGCWVKTPAKCVIRDKYSDMGEYLSKCKNFIIISKCCYGGYSPFVKNVLDRSISYLHPYFVVKNGEMHHRRRYNNHMDMKVWFYGEDITEKEKCTAQKLVRANSINLACSANEVTFIHDINEMKGQIL is encoded by the coding sequence ATGAAATTATTGATACATGATTTGAAAGTTAATGAGTTTGAAAAAATATTTTTTAAATTATCAGATGAAGTAAAAGTTGTTTCAAATGATGATATGATACATCACTGCATAGGATGTTTTGGATGCTGGGTAAAGACACCAGCAAAGTGTGTGATACGTGATAAGTATAGTGATATGGGAGAATATCTTTCAAAATGTAAAAATTTTATCATTATAAGCAAGTGCTGTTATGGTGGATATAGTCCATTTGTGAAAAATGTGCTGGACCGGAGTATTTCATATCTGCACCCGTATTTTGTGGTGAAGAATGGAGAAATGCATCATAGAAGGCGCTATAACAACCATATGGATATGAAGGTATGGTTTTATGGTGAAGATATAACGGAAAAAGAAAAATGTACCGCACAAAAGCTGGTGAGGGCAAACTCCATTAATCTGGCTTGCAGTGCAAATGAAGTTACATTTATTCATGACATTAATGAAATGAAAGGACAGATATTATGA